The following proteins come from a genomic window of Cryomorphaceae bacterium 1068:
- a CDS encoding O-methyltransferase has product MEFIDAELDQYVHDHSEAESELLNELNRETYLKVLQPRMLSGHVQGRILSMYSKLIKPECILEIGTYTGYSAICLAEGLGERGILHTIEKNEELKPIIDQYFKRAGFRDKIELHIGDALPIIESMDATFDLVFIDADKTNYLNYYEAVLPKMKSGGCIIADNVLWSGKVLDEDELKNDPDTAVLNEFNKAVTADDRVENVLLPVRDGLMLIRKK; this is encoded by the coding sequence ATGGAATTTATCGACGCAGAACTGGACCAATATGTTCACGATCATAGCGAAGCTGAAAGTGAACTTTTGAACGAATTAAACCGAGAGACCTACTTAAAAGTACTCCAACCAAGAATGCTTTCGGGACATGTTCAGGGCAGAATCTTGAGTATGTACTCCAAACTGATAAAGCCTGAATGCATTTTGGAAATCGGCACCTACACAGGTTATTCGGCCATATGCCTAGCCGAAGGTTTGGGTGAAAGAGGAATTCTTCATACCATCGAAAAGAATGAGGAGCTCAAACCTATCATCGACCAATATTTTAAACGTGCCGGCTTTCGGGATAAAATTGAACTTCATATTGGTGATGCCTTGCCTATAATTGAATCTATGGACGCCACATTCGATTTGGTTTTTATCGATGCCGATAAAACAAATTACCTCAACTATTACGAGGCGGTATTGCCGAAGATGAAGTCGGGAGGATGCATCATAGCCGATAACGTGCTATGGAGTGGAAAGGTACTTGACGAAGATGAGTTGAAAAATGATCCGGATACTGCGGTACTCAATGAGTTTAACAAGGCGGTTACGGCAGACGACCGTGTCGAAAATGTGCTACTTCCCGTTCGTGATGGGTTAATGTTGATTCGTAAAAAGTAA
- a CDS encoding beta-eliminating lyase-related protein, with the protein MFDLRSDTVTKPSKEMLKTMFHAEVGDDVFGEDPTINRLESMGAEMMGHEAGLFCPSGTMTNQIAISIHTKPGDEVICHESSHIYNYEVGGIARNSLSSVKLVFNDDAILTPEEVEDSILADHDWLARTSLVVAEDTSNRGGGKCYEFEQLKALSGACKKHKLAFHLDGARAFNAIVEKGHDLASYGQLFDSLSICLSKGLGAPVGSLLLGSKSFIKEARRRRKGMGGGMRQAGYLAMAGIYALENNVARLQEDHDLAKEIAETLKGCSKVVRVIEPETNILIFDVDNLSEVYLAKLELHNVRGVSFGKKRIRLVTHMDIDRSKTDDLKESLKRALN; encoded by the coding sequence ATGTTTGACCTGAGAAGTGATACCGTTACCAAGCCGAGTAAGGAAATGCTGAAAACTATGTTCCACGCTGAAGTTGGCGATGACGTTTTTGGTGAAGACCCTACCATCAATCGATTGGAATCAATGGGAGCGGAAATGATGGGACATGAGGCGGGTCTGTTTTGTCCGTCAGGAACGATGACCAATCAAATTGCTATCTCTATTCATACGAAACCGGGTGATGAGGTTATATGCCATGAGAGCTCTCACATCTATAATTATGAAGTAGGAGGTATTGCCCGAAATTCCCTCAGTTCAGTAAAACTCGTTTTTAATGATGATGCTATTTTAACACCGGAAGAAGTGGAAGATTCCATACTCGCCGACCACGATTGGCTAGCAAGAACTTCATTGGTTGTAGCCGAAGACACCTCGAATCGGGGGGGTGGGAAGTGCTATGAATTCGAGCAACTAAAAGCGCTCAGCGGTGCTTGCAAAAAGCACAAGCTCGCCTTTCACCTGGATGGAGCAAGAGCATTCAACGCGATTGTCGAAAAGGGCCATGACCTCGCTTCGTATGGTCAATTATTCGATTCACTTTCTATTTGCCTTTCAAAGGGACTGGGAGCTCCCGTAGGTTCATTACTACTGGGGAGCAAATCATTTATTAAAGAAGCCAGACGGCGCCGAAAAGGTATGGGTGGAGGAATGCGTCAGGCAGGCTACTTGGCCATGGCAGGAATCTATGCTTTGGAAAATAATGTAGCCCGCTTGCAAGAAGATCATGATCTGGCCAAAGAAATCGCGGAAACGTTGAAGGGCTGCTCCAAGGTGGTGAGGGTGATCGAACCAGAGACGAACATTTTGATTTTTGACGTGGATAACTTGTCAGAAGTTTACCTGGCGAAATTGGAACTACATAACGTTCGCGGAGTATCTTTTGGAAAAAAGCGGATTCGTCTGGTGACCCATATGGACATAGACCGCTCGAAAACAGATGATTTAAAGGAGTCGCTAAAGAGGGCTCTGAATTAA